One part of the Bdellovibrio sp. KM01 genome encodes these proteins:
- a CDS encoding patatin-like phospholipase family protein, with protein sequence MRKFYVLGLMTLIFAVNSWSAESRRPKIGLVLGGGGARGIAHVGIIKVLEENRIPVDCIAGTSIGSLVGASYAVGATPEEMRKQISEANWGNMFLAKAPRQAYPFRRKQDDKLSMLGVEVGLADGGQLKLPLAAISTQEIEYFLRNLTYGGTVANFDSLPIPYRAIATDLATGEMVIMKDGDLVTALRASMAVPGIFPSVPSKGHILADGGLVRNLPVDVVRNMCADVVIAIDVGAAPLSQGEITGIFSVMDQYTRLMMIQNVRPQVAGLKDKDVFIAPQFDSLGSMDFEHSDKLIEVGRVAAMKALPSLRRYSVSEKEYSAWATNRISKKLKPKPIQKVTVADSGWVNAATLKDELKVPTGVNLNIDKFHDQLTQLYATGDFSQLDYELFDSGAGQDLLVLPVQKNWGPNYLNFGLSLGTDFESSYPWNLSAMYRRTWVNSLGAEWKSILQMGNSSMFYTEFYQPTTAGGNGFVAPYFRYYRIPLALWQEGDEVAKYKYSKISFGADVGVGSEIGEFRFGPAFNEYSASRNIGSSILPNSRTNDYGLRFNFFYDQLDNYFFPSTGAYLDLYGYYSIGASEDIDNYGLYGLNFRGAMTAGKGVFQFTLKGQTSTGDNGVLADVSWLGGFLNLSSYRYQELIGDQFAYGSVQYYRRMPFLSGSYWGAALETGRVFNYFDKKIADEWHMSGTGYLAYDSILGPMYLAAAYGDNKTWSCYFMLGKQF encoded by the coding sequence ATGAGAAAATTCTATGTGCTAGGCCTGATGACTTTGATCTTTGCCGTTAACTCATGGTCTGCCGAAAGTCGAAGACCTAAGATTGGCTTGGTTCTTGGTGGTGGCGGGGCTCGTGGTATTGCACACGTCGGTATCATCAAAGTTCTGGAGGAAAACAGAATTCCTGTAGATTGCATCGCAGGGACCAGCATTGGTTCCCTTGTTGGTGCTTCCTATGCTGTGGGCGCAACTCCCGAGGAAATGCGCAAACAAATCAGCGAAGCCAATTGGGGAAATATGTTTTTGGCAAAAGCACCAAGGCAGGCCTATCCATTCCGTCGTAAACAAGACGATAAACTTTCAATGTTGGGTGTTGAAGTCGGACTTGCTGATGGTGGCCAATTAAAACTTCCTCTTGCGGCCATCAGTACACAAGAGATCGAATACTTCCTTCGCAATCTTACTTACGGTGGAACTGTCGCGAACTTTGATAGTCTACCCATTCCCTATCGCGCCATCGCAACGGATCTGGCGACAGGGGAAATGGTGATCATGAAGGATGGAGATTTGGTCACCGCCCTTCGCGCCAGTATGGCCGTACCAGGAATATTTCCGTCTGTGCCTTCTAAAGGACATATTTTGGCCGATGGGGGACTGGTTCGAAATCTTCCTGTGGATGTCGTAAGGAACATGTGCGCCGATGTTGTCATCGCAATTGATGTTGGGGCTGCCCCCTTATCGCAAGGGGAAATCACGGGAATTTTCTCGGTGATGGATCAATACACGCGTTTGATGATGATTCAAAATGTGCGACCTCAGGTGGCGGGATTAAAAGACAAAGATGTTTTTATCGCTCCTCAGTTCGACTCCTTGGGTTCCATGGACTTTGAACACAGTGATAAATTAATCGAAGTTGGAAGAGTGGCTGCAATGAAAGCGTTGCCCTCTTTGCGTCGATACTCGGTATCAGAGAAAGAATACTCTGCTTGGGCCACAAATCGCATCAGCAAAAAGTTAAAACCCAAGCCTATTCAAAAAGTCACTGTTGCCGACAGTGGTTGGGTCAATGCTGCTACTCTGAAGGACGAGCTTAAAGTTCCCACGGGTGTAAATCTCAACATTGACAAATTTCATGATCAGTTGACTCAGCTTTATGCGACCGGGGATTTCAGTCAGCTTGATTACGAACTGTTTGACAGCGGCGCGGGCCAGGATTTGTTGGTTTTACCGGTGCAAAAAAACTGGGGACCTAATTATTTGAACTTCGGTTTAAGTCTGGGAACTGATTTCGAAAGTTCTTATCCATGGAATTTATCAGCTATGTACCGCAGAACGTGGGTGAATAGCCTAGGAGCCGAATGGAAGAGCATTCTGCAAATGGGTAATTCCTCGATGTTCTATACCGAGTTCTATCAACCCACAACGGCGGGTGGGAATGGCTTTGTCGCTCCCTATTTCCGATATTACCGAATTCCTTTGGCTTTGTGGCAAGAAGGCGACGAAGTTGCAAAGTACAAGTATTCTAAAATCTCATTCGGGGCTGACGTGGGTGTCGGATCTGAAATTGGAGAGTTCCGATTTGGTCCAGCTTTCAATGAGTACAGTGCTTCAAGAAATATTGGTTCGTCTATTCTTCCCAATTCACGTACCAATGACTATGGCCTTCGCTTCAACTTTTTTTATGATCAGCTTGATAATTATTTCTTTCCTTCAACCGGGGCTTATTTGGATCTTTATGGATACTATTCAATCGGCGCCTCTGAGGACATCGACAATTATGGATTGTATGGCTTGAACTTCCGCGGCGCTATGACCGCGGGCAAAGGGGTTTTTCAATTCACACTGAAAGGACAAACTTCCACTGGCGATAATGGTGTGCTCGCAGATGTCAGTTGGCTGGGAGGTTTTTTGAATCTTTCCAGTTATCGTTATCAAGAGTTGATAGGGGATCAATTTGCCTATGGATCCGTTCAGTACTATCGGCGCATGCCTTTTTTGTCGGGAAGTTATTGGGGGGCGGCGCTGGAAACCGGGCGTGTCTTTAACTACTTTGACAAAAAAATTGCGGATGAGTGGCATATGTCGGGAACGGGATACCTAGCGTACGACAGTATTCTGGGGCCGATGTATCTGGCGGCAGCCTATGGGGATAATAAAACGTGGAGTTGTTATTTCATGTTGGGCAAACAGTTCTAG
- a CDS encoding YiiX/YebB-like N1pC/P60 family cysteine hydrolase, whose product MFLRLKFCLGVLLIFILSQKVFAAPSTDKANEKTTFSMVISGIDQVLQDLGNDKVFNPQTCPTYINKITDWLFYLPADQLVPHNPQEIAFLKTNGDSVIRKIFLLRLKLHERLKDFDKANNLTEACVLKIREGLQYARFTNEYITEWIVHNKVVAFEEAPILAGSFPFVLKDPSLDKINLIPGDVLLIRGKSFVSAMIARIGDEEGNFSHLAIVGQDDKGGLQVVESLIQEGVVVTPLEKWRNAQDARVALFRLPDQNLAEKAARLVYEWGLTHAEYDFAMDDSRYDRAFCSEVVRYAFDKASDGKLIVPKYRSHVSKFKDGPYPKSLGVTQATLFAPYDIEVDPRFQYLAEGTFYPLLRQVRIQDSILQSIYEWMIKKDYTFYEPWWLGTEATLGKGLRFLGFMKDQMPTYMPKDTIKTILLFEGVSDSLEKNLFDKEKAFYEKRGYPPSFQDMMLANEQKRKEDCALYEKGKKSEFHSFFRGKGCN is encoded by the coding sequence ATGTTTCTTCGTCTTAAATTTTGCCTCGGCGTGCTCTTAATTTTTATTCTTTCACAAAAAGTTTTCGCAGCTCCCTCTACTGACAAAGCCAATGAGAAAACAACCTTTTCAATGGTGATATCCGGCATAGACCAGGTGCTGCAAGATTTGGGTAACGACAAAGTCTTTAATCCACAAACTTGTCCCACGTATATTAACAAAATAACGGACTGGCTTTTCTATCTTCCCGCAGATCAGCTTGTACCCCACAATCCACAAGAAATTGCATTTTTGAAAACTAACGGCGACTCCGTCATCCGAAAGATATTTCTTTTGCGTCTGAAGTTGCATGAACGACTTAAAGATTTTGACAAAGCTAACAACCTTACCGAAGCATGCGTATTAAAAATTCGCGAGGGTCTGCAATACGCCCGCTTCACCAATGAATACATTACCGAGTGGATTGTGCATAACAAGGTCGTTGCCTTTGAAGAAGCCCCGATCCTTGCTGGATCATTTCCTTTTGTTCTGAAAGATCCCTCGCTGGACAAAATCAATCTGATACCCGGAGATGTGCTTTTAATTCGCGGCAAAAGTTTTGTTTCTGCGATGATCGCACGAATCGGCGACGAAGAAGGTAATTTCTCTCATCTGGCAATTGTCGGTCAGGATGATAAGGGCGGGCTTCAAGTCGTCGAATCCCTGATTCAAGAGGGCGTTGTTGTAACACCCCTAGAAAAATGGCGAAACGCGCAGGATGCCCGCGTGGCCCTTTTCAGATTGCCGGATCAGAATCTGGCCGAAAAAGCGGCCCGTCTGGTTTATGAATGGGGTCTAACTCATGCTGAATATGATTTCGCAATGGATGACAGCCGCTATGATCGAGCCTTTTGCTCGGAAGTTGTTCGCTATGCTTTTGACAAAGCTTCGGATGGAAAACTGATCGTTCCCAAATATCGCAGCCATGTCAGCAAATTCAAAGACGGACCTTATCCAAAATCCCTGGGAGTCACTCAAGCAACGTTGTTTGCACCCTATGACATCGAAGTCGATCCTCGCTTTCAGTATTTGGCTGAGGGAACTTTTTACCCGCTGCTGCGACAAGTACGAATTCAAGATTCAATTTTGCAAAGCATCTATGAATGGATGATCAAAAAGGACTACACGTTCTATGAGCCGTGGTGGCTAGGTACGGAAGCGACTTTAGGAAAAGGGCTTCGCTTCCTGGGTTTTATGAAAGACCAGATGCCAACCTATATGCCTAAGGATACCATAAAAACAATTCTCCTCTTTGAAGGCGTTTCTGATTCTTTGGAAAAAAATCTTTTTGATAAAGAGAAGGCGTTTTACGAAAAACGAGGCTACCCGCCGTCCTTTCAAGACATGATGCTCGCGAATGAACAAAAAAGAAAAGAGGACTGCGCCCTTTATGAAAAGGGCAAAAAGTCGGAATTTCATTCTTTTTTTAGAGGCAAGGGCTGCAATTAA